caggcaggatggtgctgctgcagtcgtcttgtttgtgggcttcctagaggcacctggttggccgctgtgtgaacagactgctggacttgatgggccttggtctgatccagcatggcttttcttatgttcttatcttcaaAGCTGCAATGCGACAACAAGGCTGCCAAATATTGTGTGGTAACTTTTATCAGTGCCTGTCAAACTTTGTCGGAAACCCTTAGAAAAATAGTATTGTGTCCCCCAGCGAGTCAGTGGAAGCCAGTCATAATTGGTTTGCGGAGAACCTAGATGCCAGCATAAGTTTCTAGTGACCTTGCATTTGAGACCATATAATATATCTAAGTAGACTAATTTCAAAGTGATGCTTTTATGGAGACCTGTGACCTACATAACCGACAAATCTTTTCCCAGGCACAGGAACCACCCTCTTGAGGTGGCCTGATTTTGACCCCTATATTGCAACCTGGAGTGCACGGACTAGTTGGTGCAGTCCCAGAGAGCTGAGACTTCAAATGCTGGCTTCCAATAATATTTCAGTCTGTCCTGTGCTCTACTTCAGCCGGCCAAATGACTCTTCTGCTGCTTTCTTGATGCCCTGGTAATATTGTGGCAGCTTTTCTGTTCTTCTTAGTAactttctttcatctatatatgtgcaagttaagagcggtggtttggagcggtggaccctgatctggagaaccgggtttgattccccgctcctccacatgagcagcggaggctgatctggtgaactggatttgtttccccactcctacacacgaagccagctgggggaccttgggctagtcacagctctcttagagatctctcagcctcacctacctcacagggtgtctgttgtggggaggggaagggaaggagattgtaagccggtttgattctgccttaagtggtagagaaagtcggcatataaaaaccagctcttcttcttcttcttccttctctgtaCAATGCTTTATTCAAAAGGCCCACAACCTGCACAAAACCTTCACTGTGAATAAACAGCTTACAAGGCTTGAGCGGCATGGCTTAAACATTGTTTAATGTAATTCTGGAGTGCCGTTCCAcgagaacagaagaagagccccgctggatccgACCAGTGTTCCTTCTGGCCGGCCAGTTGCCCTCCAGGACCAATAAATAGGGTTTAGAGGCCAAGCTCCCCTATGTTGCTGCCTACACGGGCTTTCAGCGGTTTGCGCCCTTTGaatgtagaggttccctttactcaccatggctagtagccattgatagcaaccattggtggggggggggggatactaaaaaaataaaagacgGAAGAGAAAATGAAGTTGGAAAGGAGAGgagttaaaaaaggggggaaggcgaTAACAGGAGTGGAATAGAAAGGGGTGGGTGTCGGGGGGCAGAGACTTCTAGGCAAGAAAGGTAGGTAAGTGGGGAGAACAGAGAGACGGCAGACTGCCAGGGGGAGACAAAGATACAAAGCTAGAGGTAGAGAGGGAGCTGGTATAACCAAAGTGTCAGTTGTTTCCAAAAACTCTCTGTactaaaaaaaggggggtatTTTTGCCGTAATTTTTCCAGCACTTAATTTGCCCTATTTTTCATGGAAATCAGAGCTGTCCTGCTGCTTTTAACGATTACGGTTGCTTCATTAAAAGCCTGCTAAGTAGGTATATAAATTGTAACTGCTTCGCAACAAATATCTAGCAGCGTGGTTTACTTCAACCGTTGCTTGCTACGAAGGGATTAATCTTCTTTCAATTCAAGCACGCGCACACAAAAAGGTTATTTTCAACGCCGAATTTTTAGGGAGTCAGAACCTACCTCTCATAGCCAAATCCAGCGtaagtttatgccacaatataCAGCCAGCTGTTTAAATAGGTCCCATAGCATTTGTTGTCTCGGGGGCTATAGGCATGATTACCCTTGGgcgtgcaatcctaaggagagttactcaagtgtaagtaCTTTCTCTTCTCTTCATTCTCTGCTCTTATGGCAACAGTCTTGAGCACGAACTGTTCCAACAAgagaacaataacaaaaaaagagtAACAGTAATAATAACAGCAGTAAATACACCTGTGACAACTAGGGCACCAGTCTCAGCCCATTGAAATGACTCGGGGCTAGTTCACACACCCAAAAACATTACTCCACCACTGATGACTTGCTTCTGAACGTGTGGATTGCCTCTATTGAAAAATATTGCCGTTGAGGCAAGAGGAAAGTTCTAATTCTGGTGTTGGTGGGTCATTCGCACATGCAAGTCATGACTACCTCTTGATGTCTGTGTACGTTAGGACAGTGTCCCTGGTTCCTTCCTCCTTCATTGTCTCTTCACAACTACCCTGTTAAGCTGAAGTAAAATGCcttgctgaaggtcacccagcttgctttttGGCTGAGGATTTGGACCTGGATCGCTCCAATCTCAGTCTGATATTTGAGCCATGAAACCCCACAGGCTGGTGTTATACAATGATGgacatgtgttgttgtttttgttttgttatttcccACATTTCTATTAGGAAGGAGCTGTGGCAGAacctctgctttgtgtgcagaaggtcccaatttcaatcccaggcatctccagttaaaaaggaccaggtggtgtCAAAGACCTCTACCTTAACCCTGGAGAActgagctgttgccagtctgggtaaacaatactgaccttgatggactgatggtctgattcagtataaggcagcttcatgtgtgaagggTGCTGGGAAATGCATAATCTGTTCTTCAGAAGGAACATGGAATAGAATACATGGGGTGTTCTATTCATGTGTGAACCAGTACTATGCTTCACAGGAGAGAGCTGATTTCTATTTCTCACTTTTTTGGTAGGGGCCATCTTGGGATTTCAGTGGTATATTACCTTTCCCCTGCCGCGTTGCTTGCATCTGAATAGTTAGGTGTGCCTACTATGTCTTTAAAGAACACTAGGAGAAACTCAAGCATAAAATTAGTTTTGGCCATCCATAAAGAGAGTAAACTTTCAAACATGGAGAGTATGCTGCTTCGGGATTGTTGAGTGAATGCGTAATTTTTAATGTTCGTTCGTGCTACAATGTGAATATTGTAATTTTGTCAGTGGGCAGGAGTTGTAGCTTTAATCTATTCTGATtatttgtgtgtttttccccttcccatgCTATTCTAGGTCTGGATTGTTTTGTGTTCCGCCAGCTTCACTACCAAAGACCGATGACCCTCCGAAACCTTGCACTAATGGGACGTCTGAAGATGGAGAGCCTAAAAAGCCGGAAACTGAACTGTGGTCTTCAGATGAAAAACTTTCCCAGGCCAATAATGAGGAACATGTTCCCCCCCTCTTACCCCCACCACCATCAGACAATGTTCCTGCTTACCCACCCTATTTTGAGGgagcccctttcccccctccgttATGGTTGAGGCACACATATAATCAGTGGGTACCGCAGCCACCCCCAAGAACTATAAAAAGGACAAAGAGACGCTTGTCCCGAAATAGAGACCCAGGAAGGCTCATCATGAGCACCATCAGGTTGAGACCAAGACGAGTGCTTTGTGAAAAGTGTAAGAACACCCTAAATCCAGAGGAGGGTAATAAAGCAAGGCAAAACGCTAAAACCAGAAGGAAGCTCAACATTCAGGATAAGGAGCAAAAAAGACACAGTGAGTCTGAGTATGTAGAGAAAAGGAACAAACGAGAAAAGCGAGAAGAAGAGAAGTtctctagagagctgctgcatCGGACTCCCGTTATCAAAATATCTTACAGCACCCCACAAGGGAAAGGGGAAGTGGTGAAAATTCCCTCTCGAGTTCATGGCTCAGGGAAGCCATTTTGTCCTCAGAGACTACTACAGAATGGAGGGGAGGACCAAGAGGAGGACCGAGGCACAGAGCAGTATCGGGAACCGAAATGTTTTGTGGACAAGTCATCAAGTGGCCATCTTGCTTCCATTCCAAAGCTGAAGTTAACCAGGCCTGTGCATTCCAGCACAGATGTGCCACCTCCCAAAATCAGGCTGAAGCCCCATCGAACGAACGAGGGGAATAACGTTTCGATATATAAAGCTGAACTTATTGATGAGATGAATGTCCCTCCCAGTAGCAGAGGGTCTCATGCTGCTGCTGATGCTTTTTATACTGATGAGTCGGCTGACAGAAGTCTAGCGGAAATTTCTTCAGGCAGCTCCTGTGAAGAAGAGGACTTCAAAAGGTTTCACCAAGGTAAAGATGGACACAATaacttggcttttcttatgaattATCGTAAAAGGAAAGCAGATTCCTCTAGCTTATCGGTGTGCAGCAATGACAGCCTAGATGAATCCAAATCTTCCAGCTCAGAAGTAACATCCCCAGAAATGTGTGACTTTTTACCTGGCGATGATGCATCTGTTTCTTCATCTTCAAAAGAGGAGCGCAAAATTGTGCCCCCATTAACAGTTCGACTGCACACGCACAGTGTCTCCAAATGCGTCACTGAAGATGGAAGAACTATATCGGTGGGGGACGTCGTTTGGGGTAAAATTCACGGCTTCCCGTGGTGGCCGGCCCGTGTTCTTGACATAAATCTTAGCCAGAAGGAAAATGGAGACCCTTCTTGGCAGGAAGCGAAAGTTTCATGGTTTGGTTCTCCAACGACATCTTTCTTGTCTCTGTCAAAACTCT
This window of the Euleptes europaea isolate rEulEur1 chromosome 5, rEulEur1.hap1, whole genome shotgun sequence genome carries:
- the PWWP2B gene encoding PWWP domain-containing protein 2B is translated as MAEEAEAKEPRAGCWLPVLVEQVVDGTLVVTLNCGERRFTGILLDCTKKSGLFCVPPASLPKTDDPPKPCTNGTSEDGEPKKPETELWSSDEKLSQANNEEHVPPLLPPPPSDNVPAYPPYFEGAPFPPPLWLRHTYNQWVPQPPPRTIKRTKRRLSRNRDPGRLIMSTIRLRPRRVLCEKCKNTLNPEEGNKARQNAKTRRKLNIQDKEQKRHSESEYVEKRNKREKREEEKFSRELLHRTPVIKISYSTPQGKGEVVKIPSRVHGSGKPFCPQRLLQNGGEDQEEDRGTEQYREPKCFVDKSSSGHLASIPKLKLTRPVHSSTDVPPPKIRLKPHRTNEGNNVSIYKAELIDEMNVPPSSRGSHAAADAFYTDESADRSLAEISSGSSCEEEDFKRFHQGKDGHNNLAFLMNYRKRKADSSSLSVCSNDSLDESKSSSSEVTSPEMCDFLPGDDASVSSSSKEERKIVPPLTVRLHTHSVSKCVTEDGRTISVGDVVWGKIHGFPWWPARVLDINLSQKENGDPSWQEAKVSWFGSPTTSFLSLSKLSPFSEYFKLRFNRKKKGMYRKAITEAAKAVEHLTPEIRDILTQFET